In Calditrichota bacterium, the following are encoded in one genomic region:
- the fliM gene encoding flagellar motor switch protein FliM encodes MSKILTQEEIDALLSTVAPQGIGSEGDERRVQLYDFKHPERISKDQLRTLRTIHDNFARLIGTQLSTQLRTLVDVNLLAIDQVTFTEYSMSIRVPGALYILKMEEISGKGIFEVSPQFILFTVDRLLGGFGDANIEPREITVVEQNVAQRVIHTMVHSLNEVWSGVQPLGLKIDGFEADPQFVQIARASDSLAIVYFEVRVRGTTFPLNFVFPYYSLELILSKLTAQSMAVLAARHTEEADSRAVRERIVASKLPLKAVLANTALKVRDLIALETDDLLQFDKRTSEPVEVRVSEKLKFFGSPGRAGSRRAVQIIRRVTPEEEIIYE; translated from the coding sequence ATGAGCAAGATACTAACCCAGGAAGAGATCGACGCACTGCTATCGACCGTAGCGCCTCAAGGCATAGGTAGTGAAGGCGACGAACGGCGCGTCCAACTATACGATTTCAAGCACCCCGAGCGGATCTCGAAGGATCAACTGCGCACCCTGCGGACGATCCACGACAACTTCGCGCGGCTGATCGGGACGCAACTTTCAACGCAGCTCCGGACGCTCGTCGATGTGAACCTCCTGGCGATAGATCAGGTGACGTTCACCGAATATTCGATGTCGATTCGCGTCCCGGGCGCGCTCTACATCCTAAAGATGGAAGAGATATCGGGGAAGGGGATCTTCGAAGTCAGTCCGCAGTTCATTCTCTTCACTGTGGACCGGCTGTTGGGGGGATTCGGCGACGCCAACATCGAGCCGCGCGAGATCACCGTCGTCGAGCAGAATGTCGCGCAACGGGTCATCCACACCATGGTGCACTCGCTGAATGAAGTCTGGTCAGGCGTCCAACCGCTTGGCTTAAAGATCGACGGGTTCGAAGCCGACCCACAATTCGTCCAGATCGCACGGGCATCGGACTCACTGGCGATCGTCTACTTCGAGGTGCGGGTGCGCGGGACGACTTTTCCGCTCAATTTCGTCTTCCCTTACTACTCGCTGGAATTGATACTCAGTAAACTGACTGCGCAGTCGATGGCGGTCCTGGCTGCGCGGCATACCGAAGAGGCTGACAGCCGGGCGGTGCGGGAGCGGATCGTGGCATCGAAACTGCCGCTGAAGGCGGTATTAGCCAATACCGCGCTCAAGGTCCGCGACCTGATCGCGCTCGAGACCGACGACCTGTTGCAGTTTGACAAGCGGACTTCGGAGCCGGTCGAAGTGCGAGTCTCTGAGAAACTAAAGTTCTTCGGCTCGCCCGGACGGGCGGGCAGCCGCCGCGCCGTGCAGATTATCCGGCGCGTAACTCCCGAAGAGGAGATCATATATGAATAA